GCCATCACGTTCCTCGTCACCGCATCGGGCGTCAGTTTTGCCGGCGTCTCCGGCGCCTTCTGGGGCCTCGTCGCCGGCGGCCTCATGCTGGCGCTCGCGCGTTTTTCCCGGCGCAAAAGCTGACAGGCGCCGCACTTCTTGCATTTCGGCCGGTTCTCCGCTATGGACCCGGCGTCCGCGCAGACACCCTTGGAGGCAACGCGGATGAAGCTGCTTTGCGGCTTCAGGTTTTTCCGCCCGTGGCGGACGAACTCTCCAAATAACCAGAAAGGTCTATCCATGAGCCAGACTTACGAGCTCAAGGCCGAGACGCGCGAACGGGTTGGTAAGGGGTCCTCCCGCGAACTTCGCCGCAACGGTCTTATCCCGGCTGTCATCTACGGTGACAAGCAGGCCCCGCTTTCCATCGCGCTCTCCACCAAGGAAGTGACGATGAAGATCCACGCCGGCGGTTTCATGACCACCGTCGCGACGATCGACGTCAATGGCGAGAAGATCCGCGTCCTGCCGAAGGACTACCAGCTGGATCCGGTTCGCGATTTCACCATGCATGTCGACTTCCTGCGCGTCTCCAAGGGCAGCCAGGTGTCGGTCCAGGTTCCGGTTCACTTCGAAAACGAAGAGAAGTCCCCGGGCCTCAAGCAGGGCGGCACGCTGAACATCGTTCGCCATGAAGTCGAACTGAACGTTTCCGCCGACAACATTCCGGAGTTCCTGAGCGTCGACCTCAGCGGCCTCAAGATCGGCGACACCGTCCACATTTCGGACGTCAAGCTTCCGGCTGGCGCGACTCCGGTCATCGCCGATCGCGACTTCACGGTCGCCACGATCGCCGGCCGCGCCCAGGAAGTTGAAGTAGCCGAAGAGGCC
This DNA window, taken from Sinorhizobium fredii NGR234, encodes the following:
- a CDS encoding 50S ribosomal protein L25/general stress protein Ctc; amino-acid sequence: MSQTYELKAETRERVGKGSSRELRRNGLIPAVIYGDKQAPLSIALSTKEVTMKIHAGGFMTTVATIDVNGEKIRVLPKDYQLDPVRDFTMHVDFLRVSKGSQVSVQVPVHFENEEKSPGLKQGGTLNIVRHEVELNVSADNIPEFLSVDLSGLKIGDTVHISDVKLPAGATPVIADRDFTVATIAGRAQEVEVAEEAEGEAEA